The following coding sequences are from one Onychomys torridus chromosome 14, mOncTor1.1, whole genome shotgun sequence window:
- the Foxa1 gene encoding hepatocyte nuclear factor 3-alpha: MLGTVKMEGHESSDWNSYYADTQEAYSSVPVSNMNSGLGSMNSMNTYMTMNTMTTSGNMTPASFNMSYANPGLGAGLSPGAVAGMPGGSAGAMNSMTAGVTAMGAALSPGGMGSMGAQPAASMNGLGPYAAAMNPCMSPMAYAPSNLGRSRAGGGGDAKTFKRSYPHAKPPYSYISLITMAIQQAPSKMLTLSEIYQWIMDLFPYYRQNQQRWQNSIRHSLSFNDCFVKVARSPDKPGKGSYWTLHPDSGNMFENGCYLRRQKRFKCEKQPGAGGGSGGGGSKGGPESRKDPSGAGNPSESPLHRGVHGKASQLEGAPAPGPAASPQTLDHSGAPATGGASELKSPASSSAPPISSGPGALASVPPSHPAHGLAPHESQLHLKGDPHYSFNHPFSINNLMSSSEQQHKLDFKAYEQALQYSTYGATLPASLPLGSASVATRSPIEPSALEPAYYQGVYSRPVLNTS; encoded by the exons ATGTTAGGGACTGTGAAGATGGAAGGGCATGAGAGCAGCGACTGGAACAGCTACTACGCGGACACGCAGGAG GCCTACTCTTCTGTCCCGGTCAGCAACATGAACTCCGGCCTGGGCTCCATGAACTCCATGAACACTTACATGACcatgaacaccatgaccacgaGCGGCAACATGACACCGGCTTCCTTCAACATGTCCTACGCCAACCCGGGCCTCGGGGCCGGCCTGAGTCCCGGTGCTGTGGCCGGTATGCCCGGGGGCTCTGCAGGAGCCATGAACAGCATGACGGCAGGCGTCACGGCCATGGGCGCAGCGCTGAGCCCGGGAGGCATGGGCTCCATGGGCGCGCAGCCCGCTGCCTCTATGAACGGCCTGGGCCCCTACGCGGCCGCCATGAACCCGTGCATGAGCCCCATGGCGTACGCGCCGTCCAACCTGGGCCGCAGCCGCGCTGGGGGCGGCGGCGACGCCAAGACGTTCAAGCGCAGCTACCCGCACGCCAAGCCGCCCTACTCCTACATCTCGCTCATCACCATGGCCATCCAGCAGGCGCCCAGCAAGATGCTCACGCTGAGCGAGATCTACCAGTGGATCATGGACCTCTTCCCCTATTACCGTCAAAACCAGCAGCGCTGGCAGAACTCCATCCGCCACTCGCTGTCTTTCAACGACTGTTTCGTCAAGGTGGCCCGGTCCCCGGACAAGCCGGGCAAGGGCTCCTACTGGACGCTGCACCCGGACTCTGGCAACATGTTCGAGAACGGCTGCTACCTGCGCCGTCAAAAGCGCTTCAAGTGTGAGAAGCAGCCGGGGGCCGGAGGCGGGAGCGGGGGCGGAGGCTCCAAGGGTGGCCCCGAAAGCCGCAAGGACCCCTCCGGCGCAGGGAACCCCTCCGAGTCGCCCCTTCACCGGGGTGTGCACGGGAAGGCTAGCCAGCTAGAGGGCGCGCCGGCCCCCGGGCCCGCCGCCAGCCCCCAGACTCTGGACCACAGCGGAGCCCCGGCGACAGGGGGCGCTTCGGAGTTGAAgtctccagcctcttcctctgcGCCCCCCATAAGCTCCGGGCCAGGGGCGCTGGCATCGGTACCCCCCTCTCACCCGGCGCACGGCCTGGCACCCCACGAATCGCAGCTGCACCTGAAAGGGGACCCCCACTACTCTTTTAACCACCCGTTCTCCATCAACAACCTCATGTCCTCCTCCGAGCAGCAGCACAAGCTGGACTTCAAGGCCTACGAGCAGGCACTGCAGTACTCTACCTATGGCGCCACCTTGCCCGCCAGCCTGCCTCTGGGCAGCGCCTCGGTGGCCACGAGGAGCCCCATCGAGCCCTCAGCACTGGAGCCGGCCTACTACCAAGGTGTGTATTCCAGACCCGTGCTAAATACTTCCTAG